Proteins encoded by one window of Glycine soja cultivar W05 chromosome 15, ASM419377v2, whole genome shotgun sequence:
- the LOC114386527 gene encoding protein MIZU-KUSSEI 1, with the protein MASSLQPPLPPPPPPPSPPPLLYKEDSPATTAAASPVLRVPISLQPANTKSKRDSKSNKLFRRFRSVFRSFPIIMPSCKMPTMNIGNRGNEVYIHGGMRITGTLFGHRKARINLAFQENPNCQPFLLLELAIPTGKLLQDMGMGLNRIALECEKPSNNDKIRIIDEPIWSLFCNGKKMGYGVKREATDDDLNVMQLLHAVSVAIGVLPNEMSDPHDGELSYMRVYFERVVGSKDSETYYMMMPDGNNNGPELSVFFVRV; encoded by the coding sequence ATGGCATCATCCCTGCAACCGCCattgccaccaccaccaccgcctccatcaccaccaccattaTTATATAAAGAAGACTCACCAGCTACTACCGCTGCCGCCTCTCCAGTCCTCCGTGTACCAATCTCACTTCAACCGGCAAACACCAAGAGCAAGCGCGACTCCAAGTCCAACAAACTCTTCCGAAGGTTCCGATCGGTTTTCCGGTCATTTCCTATCATCATGCCATCATGCAAGATGCCAACAATGAATATTGGAAACCGCGGGAATGAGGTATACATCCATGGCGGCATGAGGATCACCGGAACCCTATTCGGGCACCGGAAAGCAAGGATCAACCTTGCTTTCCAAGAAAACCCCAACTGTCAGCCATTCCTGCTATTGGAGTTGGCCATCCCTACGGGAAAGCTGCTCCAAGACATGGGAATGGGGCTTAATAGAATCGCTTTGGAGTGCGAAAAGCCCTCCAACAACGACAAGATTAGGATCATTGATGAACCCATTTGGAGTTTGTTTTGCAATGGGAAGAAAATGGGATATGGGGTGAAGAGAGAGGCTACGGATGATGACTTGAACGTGATGCAATTGTTGCATGCAGTGTCTGTGGCAATTGGTGTTCTTCCCAACGAGATGTCAGACCCTCATGATGGTGAACTCTCGTACATGAGGGTGTATTTTGAACGTGTGGTTGGGTCCAAAGATTCCGAGACTTATTACATGATGATGCCTGATGGGAACAATAATGGACCTGAGCTCAGTGTGTTCTTCGTGAGGGTTTGA
- the LOC114386175 gene encoding uncharacterized protein LOC114386175, translating into MDRSWITAPRKSEAYQHGVEEFLSFAQIHSATTDANFFYCCVKCVNGRRHSLDDIRSHLICDGFSPTYTKWIWHGELVGHTATCPPHPVELQSGDLMEDMIRDLGQEGFRECHADIYDALQIDAQTPLYVGCKSFSRLSAMLALVNLKARFGWSDKSFTELVLLLKNMFPEHNTLPKSHYEAKKILCPVGLEYQRIHACPNDCLLYRNEFLDMQFCPTCGLSRYKGNDGEGTEGSATASSRPAKVCWHLPIIPRLKRLFASVQDSKYLR; encoded by the coding sequence ATGGACCGATCTTGGATTACAGCACCTCGCAAAAGTGAAGCATATCAACATGGGGTTGAAGAGTTTTTGTCATTTGCCCAAATACATTCAGCAACCACAGATGCCAACTTTTTCTACTGTTGTGTTAAATGTGTCAACGGGAGGCGTCATTCGTTGGATGACATTAGATCGCATCTAATATGTGATGGCTTTAGCCCGACGTACACaaagtggatatggcatggtgagttGGTTGGTCATACAGCAACATGTCCACCTCATCCGGTTGAGCTACAAAGCGGAGATCTCATGGAAGACATGATACGTGATCTTGGGCAAGAGGGCTTTCGGGAATGTCATGCAGATATTTACGATGCTCTTCAAATAGATGCGCAGACGCCATTGTATGTTGGATGCAAAAGCTTTAGTAGGTTATCAGCTATGCTAGCTTTGGTTAACCTAAAGGCCAGATtcgggtggagtgacaaaagcttcacaGAGTTGGTtttgttattgaaaaatatgtttcctGAACATAACACCTTACCGAAGAGTCACTACGAGGCGAAAAAGATATTATGTCCCGTAGGCTTGGAGTACCAAAGAATCCATGCATGTCCGAATGATTGCCTTCTCTACAGAAATGAGTTTCTGGATATGCAATTTTGCCCCACTTGCGGACTTTCACGGTACAAGGGCAACGATGGGGAAGGTACTGAAGGTTCAGCCACCGCTAGTAGTCGTCCAGCAAAGGTTTGTTGGCATTTGCCAATAATACCTAGGTTGAAGCGGTTGTTTGCGAGTGTACAGGATTCTAAATACTTAAGGTGA